The Meriones unguiculatus strain TT.TT164.6M chromosome X unlocalized genomic scaffold, Bangor_MerUng_6.1 ChrX_unordered_Scaffold_31, whole genome shotgun sequence genome includes a region encoding these proteins:
- the LOC132651547 gene encoding LOW QUALITY PROTEIN: uncharacterized protein LOC132651547 (The sequence of the model RefSeq protein was modified relative to this genomic sequence to represent the inferred CDS: deleted 2 bases in 1 codon; substituted 1 base at 1 genomic stop codon), producing MGENSRWGCQEDTVSEEQYSNVVQVLHVVHCPGNRCGPSPTLTRPGSEVRLKQPTWDDCQQLLQTLLTTEERERVLLEARKNVPGADGRPTVLRDEINNGFLLSRPDWDYNTPEGRQHLKVYRQILMAGLRGAARRPTNLTKVREVVQGPEESPAAYLERLMDAFRRFTPYDPASDEHRATEAVSFIDQSAKDIRRKLQKLEGLQDKSLKDLVQVAEKVFYSRETEEEKEERKQKEQEKRERERDKRQDKKLTKILATIVQESHTERERVPGNRKGPLSKDQCAFCKEMGHWRRDCPKRKKKQLNSRATGTRVLTLNNDSDXGGLGSVPLPEPRVTLKAEGKPVHFLVDTGAQHSVLLQDSGAKKEKKSWVQGDTGCKQYTWTTRRTVDLGVGQVSRSFLVMPDCPYPLLGQDILTKIGAHIYFNPEGPQVTDRRGDPIHVLTIHLEDEYRLFENLKEGEKDIDWWVKKYPEAWAETAGLGKARKQPPVQIELKPQAAPVAVRQYPMSKEAHDGIRPHIQRRLDVGVLKRCQSAWNTPLLPVRKPGSNDYRPVQDLREVNKQVMDLHPTVPNPYNLLSSLPSDRAWYTVLDLKDAFFCLQLSPASQDIFAFEWKDPDSGVSCQLTWTRLPQGFKNSPTIFDEALHRDLAHFRATNTQVTLLQYVDDILLAADCQKTCLKATGQLLQELGELGYRASAKKAQICRKQVSYLGYILKEGKRWLSEARKETVFHIPPPRTTKQLREFLGTAGFCRLWIPGFAEMAAPLYALTKGNASFSWGEDEQAAFDNIKQALMSAPALGLPDVTKPFHLYVAENQGMAKGVLTQKIGPWKRPIAYLSKKLDPVAAGWPSDNSSSRRIGKGC from the exons ATGGGGGAGAATTCAAGATGGGGGTGCCAGGAGgatactgtgtctgaggagcaatACAGCAATGTCG tgcaggttttgcatgtGGTGCATTGCCCGGGAAACCGATGCGGCCCTTCCCCGACCCTCACCAGACCGGGTTCGGAGGTCAGGTTGAAACAG cccacttgggatgattgccaacagcttttacagacactcTTGACTACTGAGGAGAGGGAACGAGTTCTTCTAGAAGCAAGGAAGAATGTCCCGGGGGCGGATGGAAGGCCTACAGTTCTCCGAGATGAGATTAATAACGGGTTTCTCCTCTCTCGTCCTGattgggattacaatacaccagaGGGTAGGCAGCACTTGAAGGTTTATCGCCAGATTCTAATGGCGGGTCTCCGTGGGGCTGCTCGAAGACCCACCAATTTGACTAAGGTAAGAGAAGTGGTCCAGGGGCCggaggaatctcctgcagcctacttaGAACGGCTGATGGATGCGTTTCGCCGGTTTACTCCCTATGACCCTGCTTCAGATGAGCACAGGGCAACTGAagctgtatctttcatagatcagtcAGCTAAGGATATTCGTaggaaacttcagaaattagaaggtctgcaggataagtcgttgaaggatttagtgcaagtagcagagaaagtcttctatagtcgagaaacagaagaagaaaaagaagaaaggaaacagaaagaacaggag aagagagagagagagagagacaagaggcaggataaaaaattgacTAAGATTCTGGCCACCATAGTTCAGGAAAGTCatactgaaagggagagagttcctggcaaccgTAAGGGCCCTTTGTCTAAGGACCAGTGTGCCTTCTGCAAGGAGATGGGACACTGGAGGAGGGATtgccccaaaaggaagaagaagcagctgaatTCTCGAGCCACTGGGACCAGGGTCCTGACCTTAAACAATGACAGCGATTAGGGAGGACTGGGTTCGGTTCCCCTCCCCGAACCCAGGGTAACCCTCAAGGcggaggggaagccagtccattttctagtggatactggcgctcagcattcagttctgttgcaagactcaggggctaagaaagaaaaaaaatcatgggttcaaggggacactggatgtaagcaatatacatggactacccgaagaacagtggaccttggagtgggccAGGTATCCCGCTCGTTCTTAGTCATGCCTGACTGCCCATACCCATTGCTGGGACAggatatcctgaccaaaataggagcccacatcTATTTTAACCCAGAAGGCCCACAGGTTACAGATAGAAGAGGGGATCCTATTCACGTGCTTACAATTCACTTGGAAGATGAATACCggctatttgaaaatttaaaagagggggaaaaagacattgactggtgggtaaaaaaataccctgaggcctgggctgaaaCAGCTGGCTTAGGGAAAGCGAGAAAGCAACCGCCAGTCCAGATAGAGCTAAAacctcaggcagccccagttgcagtacggcagtatccaatgtctaaggaagcccatgatgGGATTCGCCCTCATATACAGCGACGCCTTGACGTAGGGGTTTTGAAAAGGTGTCAATCTGCTTGGAATACTCCATTACTGCCAGTCCggaagcctgggagcaacgattatcggcctgtgcaagacctgagggaagttaacaaacaggttatggacttacatccaacagtccccaacccgtataacctgctgagctcccttccctctgacagagcctggtatactgttctagaccttaaagatgcattcttttgtcttcaacttagccctgccagccaagacattttcgcttttgaatggaaagatccCGACTCCGGGGTCTCCTGCCAACTAACATGGACTCGACTTCCCCAAGGATTTAAGaattctcctaccatatttgatgaagccctgcaccgagacctggcacacttccgggccacaaatactcaggtaactcttctccagtacgtggatgacatcttactagctgcagattgtcagaaaacctgtctcaaagccaccggccaactgttacaagaattgggcgaactcggctatagagcatcagcaaagaaggcccagatatgccggaaacaggtcagttacctggggtatATACTAAAGGAAGGAAAACGATggttatcggaggctagaaaagagactgtgtttcatattccccctccacgaacTACAAAACAACTAAGGGAATTTcttggtacagcggggttttgccgattatggattcctgggttcgctgaaatggcagcccctctgtatgcccttacaaagggcaatgcctctttttcctggggagaagatgaacaggctgcatttgataatattaaacaggctttaatgtcagctccagccttgggacttcctgatgtcactaaaccttttcatctctatgtggccgagaaccagggaatggctaaaggggtgttaactcaaaagattggaccctggaagagaccgatagcttatctatctaaaaagcttgatccagtagcagcaggatggccttcggataatagcagcagtcgccgcattggtaaaggatgctga